Proteins from one Chroicocephalus ridibundus chromosome 16, bChrRid1.1, whole genome shotgun sequence genomic window:
- the HTR6 gene encoding 5-hydroxytryptamine receptor 6 — MEGDLGAPNASVLGERSLLVGSSWVAAFLCFIILLTTVGNFLLILLIVTQRSLRNTSNYFLVSLFMSDLMVGLVVMPPAMLNQLYGRWVLQGDFCSLWYSFDVMCCSASILNLCVISLDRYLLIISPLKYKLRMTSCRALWLILATWTLAALASFLPIKMGWHELEFEVRSPNVTSRGDEDQCRLLVSLPYALVASCLTFFLPSAAISFTYCRILLAARKQAVQVASLASNVAATTDETTPQVPHTPSQPAAGSESRRFANKHSKKALKASLTLGILLGMFFVAWLPFFVTNVTQAVCGCVPAGFFDVLTWLGYCNSTMNPIIYPLFMRDFKRAMGKYLPCCRRSGEPRPSAISLSMRNSNSGPRAATSLKNVLTLQAETDSVDSGALGNEHNPLPAGDGPRPLLAPGTRLVNLFDVEPPDAELQPKRLGTPVA; from the exons ATGGAGGGCGATTTGGGGGCCCCCAACGCCAGCGTGCTGGGGGAGCGCtcgctgctggtggggagcagctgggtggcCGCTTTCCTCTGCTTCATCATCCTGCTGACCACCGTGGGTaacttcctcctcatcctcctcatcgtCACGCAGCGCTCCCTCCGCAACACCTCCAACTACTTCCTGGTGTCCCTCTTCATGTCCGACCTGATGGTGGGGCTGGTGGTCATGCCCCCGGCCATGCTCAACCAGCTCTACGGCcgctgggtgctgcagggcgACTTCTGCTCCCTCTGGTACTCCTTTGACGTCATGTGCTGCAGCGCCTCCATCCTCAACCTCTGCGTCATCAGCTTGGACCGCTACCTGCTCATCATCTCCCCCCTCAAATACAAGCTGCGCATGACCTCCTGCAGGGCCCTCTGGCTCATCCTGGCCACCTGGACCTTGGCTGCGCTGGCCTCCTTCCTGCCCATCAAGATGGGCTGGCACGAGCTGGAGTTTGAGGTCCGGTCCCCAAACGTCACCTCCCGGGGGGACGAGGACCAGTGCCGGCTGCTGGTCAGCTTGCCCTACGCCTTGGTGGCCTCCTGCCTGACTTTCTTCCTCCCGTCGGCCGCCATCTCCTTCACCTACTGCCGcatcctcctggcagcccgcAAGCAAGCGGTGCAGGTGGCTTCCCTCGCCTCCAACGTGGCCGCCACCACCGACGAGACCACGCCGCAG GTTCCCCACACCCCGAGCCAGCCCGCGGCCGGCAGCGAGAGCAGGAGATTCGCCAACAAGCACAGCAAGAAGGCGCTGAAGGCCAGCCTGACGCTGGGCATCCTCCTGGGCATGTTCTTCGTGGCCTGGCTCCCCTTCTTCGTCACCAACGTGACGCAG GCAGTCTGCGGCTGTGTCCCTGCCGGCTTCTTCGATGTGCTCACCTGGCTCGGGTACTGCAACAGCACCATGAACCCCATCATCTACCCGCTCTTCATGAGGGACTTCAAGAGGGCCATGGGCAAATACCTGCCCTGCTGCCGGCGCTCGGGGGAGCCCCGTCCCAGCGCCATCTCCCTCTCCATGAGGAACTCCAACAGCGGACCCCGCGCCGCCACGTCCCTCAAGAACGTCCTCACCTTGCAGGCGGAGACCGACTCGGTTGACTCCGGGGCGCTGGGGAATGAACACAACCCGCTGCCGGCCGGCGACGGCCCCCGGCCTCTCCTGGCCCCCGGCACCCGCTTGGTCAACCTTTTTGACGTGGAGCCCCCGGACGCGGAGCTGCAGCCCAAGCGGCTCGGCACCCCCGTGGCCTGA
- the NBL1 gene encoding neuroblastoma suppressor of tumorigenicity 1 isoform X3 has protein sequence MMLWFVVGALFPALLLAAPPPINKLALFPDKSAWCEAKNITQIVGHSGCESKSIQNRACLGQCFSYSVPNTFPQSTESLVHCDSCMPAQSMWEIVTLDCPGNDEIPRVDKLVEKILHCSCQACGKEPSHEGALFNVYLNAEENMPAEGPSPHHYAHHQQEVEEPPASSHHHHEEEGDE, from the exons ATGATGTTATGGTTTGTGGTTGGTGCCCTCTTCCCAGCGCTGCTCCTGGCCGCGCCGCCCCCCATAAACAAGCTCGCCCTCTTCCCGGACAAGAGCGCTTGGTGCGAGGCGAAGAACATCACCCAGATCGTGGGGCACAGCGGCTGCGAGTCCAAGTCCATCCAGAACAG GGCCTGTCTGGGACAGTGTTTCAGCTACAGCGTCCCCAACACCTTCCCTCAGTCCACAGAGTCCCTGGTTCACTGCGACTCCTGCATGCCAGCCCAGTCCATGTGGGAAATC GTGACACTGGACTGTCCAGGCAACGACGAGATCCCCAGGGTTGACAAGCTGGTGGAGAAGATACTTCACTGTAGCTGCCAGGCTTGCGGGAAGGAGCCGAGCCACGAGGGAGCCCTGTTCAACGTCTATCTGAACGCGGAGGAGAACATGCCCGCTGAAGGTCCCAGCCCCCATCACTATGCCCACCACCAACAGGAGGTGGAAGAACCTCCCGCCTCCAGCCACCACCATCACGAGGAGGAGGGCGACGAGTGA
- the NBL1 gene encoding neuroblastoma suppressor of tumorigenicity 1 isoform X1 — protein sequence MCPPSPGCCRILAELAMMLWFVVGALFPALLLAAPPPINKLALFPDKSAWCEAKNITQIVGHSGCESKSIQNRACLGQCFSYSVPNTFPQSTESLVHCDSCMPAQSMWEIVTLDCPGNDEIPRVDKLVEKILHCSCQACGKEPSHEGALFNVYLNAEENMPAEGPSPHHYAHHQQEVEEPPASSHHHHEEEGDE from the exons TTGTAGGATTTTGGCAGAGCTGGCCATGATGTTATGGTTTGTGGTTGGTGCCCTCTTCCCAGCGCTGCTCCTGGCCGCGCCGCCCCCCATAAACAAGCTCGCCCTCTTCCCGGACAAGAGCGCTTGGTGCGAGGCGAAGAACATCACCCAGATCGTGGGGCACAGCGGCTGCGAGTCCAAGTCCATCCAGAACAG GGCCTGTCTGGGACAGTGTTTCAGCTACAGCGTCCCCAACACCTTCCCTCAGTCCACAGAGTCCCTGGTTCACTGCGACTCCTGCATGCCAGCCCAGTCCATGTGGGAAATC GTGACACTGGACTGTCCAGGCAACGACGAGATCCCCAGGGTTGACAAGCTGGTGGAGAAGATACTTCACTGTAGCTGCCAGGCTTGCGGGAAGGAGCCGAGCCACGAGGGAGCCCTGTTCAACGTCTATCTGAACGCGGAGGAGAACATGCCCGCTGAAGGTCCCAGCCCCCATCACTATGCCCACCACCAACAGGAGGTGGAAGAACCTCCCGCCTCCAGCCACCACCATCACGAGGAGGAGGGCGACGAGTGA
- the NBL1 gene encoding neuroblastoma suppressor of tumorigenicity 1 isoform X2 has translation MVGTWPPSCRILAELAMMLWFVVGALFPALLLAAPPPINKLALFPDKSAWCEAKNITQIVGHSGCESKSIQNRACLGQCFSYSVPNTFPQSTESLVHCDSCMPAQSMWEIVTLDCPGNDEIPRVDKLVEKILHCSCQACGKEPSHEGALFNVYLNAEENMPAEGPSPHHYAHHQQEVEEPPASSHHHHEEEGDE, from the exons ATGGTGGGAACGTGGCCTCCGAG TTGTAGGATTTTGGCAGAGCTGGCCATGATGTTATGGTTTGTGGTTGGTGCCCTCTTCCCAGCGCTGCTCCTGGCCGCGCCGCCCCCCATAAACAAGCTCGCCCTCTTCCCGGACAAGAGCGCTTGGTGCGAGGCGAAGAACATCACCCAGATCGTGGGGCACAGCGGCTGCGAGTCCAAGTCCATCCAGAACAG GGCCTGTCTGGGACAGTGTTTCAGCTACAGCGTCCCCAACACCTTCCCTCAGTCCACAGAGTCCCTGGTTCACTGCGACTCCTGCATGCCAGCCCAGTCCATGTGGGAAATC GTGACACTGGACTGTCCAGGCAACGACGAGATCCCCAGGGTTGACAAGCTGGTGGAGAAGATACTTCACTGTAGCTGCCAGGCTTGCGGGAAGGAGCCGAGCCACGAGGGAGCCCTGTTCAACGTCTATCTGAACGCGGAGGAGAACATGCCCGCTGAAGGTCCCAGCCCCCATCACTATGCCCACCACCAACAGGAGGTGGAAGAACCTCCCGCCTCCAGCCACCACCATCACGAGGAGGAGGGCGACGAGTGA